The following coding sequences are from one Salvia hispanica cultivar TCC Black 2014 chromosome 3, UniMelb_Shisp_WGS_1.0, whole genome shotgun sequence window:
- the LOC125211405 gene encoding uncharacterized protein LOC125211405: MVLTSTLMDQVQEMIAVSHSVRCKLFIFIEFSRNSWSALSVLVLILCCWSAPVLGFLVFYISFTDSVFRSTRNSLIRSLIRVSTVDLKLSLTWLIKMQMEELLKIKSESCCAALWLHGDRVSANNHVLHSSQIYAQALLNDNWKY, from the exons ATGGTTTTGACATCGACCTTGATGGATCAAGTCCAAGAGATGATAGCTGTCTCCCATTCTGTCAGATGTAAACTTTTTATCTTTATCGAATTTTCTAGGAATAGTTGGTCGGCTCTCAGCGTGCTCGTCTTAATTCTATGTTGTTGGTCGGCTCCAGTCCTTGGATTTTTAGTCTTCTACATTTCCTTTACTGACTCTGTTTTTCGCAGCACAAGGAATTCTCTGATCAGATCGCTGATCAGAGTTTCGACTGTCGACTTAAAACTTTCTTTGACAT GGTTGATAAAGATGCAGATGGAAGAATTACTGAAGATAAAGTCAGAGAG TTGTTGTGCAGCATTGTGGCTTCATGGAGATAGAGTTTCAGCAAACAATCATGTCTTACATTCAAGTCAG ATCTATGCACAAGCTTTGCTCAATGATAATTGGAAGTATTGA
- the LOC125209343 gene encoding nuclear transcription factor Y subunit B-3-like: MKKTLPANAKISKEAKETVQECVSEFISFVTGEASDKCQREKRKTVNGDDLLWAMTTLGFDDYVVPLKDYLSSYRESDGETREKSEKNERVFRSSASVLTPCEVDFDAEKIASNPSFLQGLGSGGGVLVEFGGGRARAEGGGLVVLSGERLTLR, encoded by the coding sequence ATGAAGAAAACCCTCCCCGCAAACGCCAAGATCTCCAAGGAAGCCAAGGAGACCGTGCAGGAATGCGTGTCGGAGTTCATCAGCTTCGTGACGGGGGAGGCCTCGGATAAGTGCCAGAGGGAGAAGCGGAAGACTGTCAACGGCGATGATCTGCTGTGGGCCATGACTACCCTTGGATTCGACGACTATGTTGTGCCTCTTAAGGACTATCTTAGTAGTTATAGAGAGAGCGATGGGGAGACGAGGGAGAAGAGCGAGAAGAACGAAAGAGTCTTTCGTTCTTCTGCTTCTGTTTTGACTCCTTgtgaagttgattttgatgctGAGAAGATCGCTTCAAACCCTAGTTTTTTGCAAGGTCTTGGGAGTGGTGGCGGTGTGTTGGTTGAATTTGGTGGTGGGAGAGCTAGGGCGGAGGGTGGTGGACTGGTGGTGTTGAGTGGTGAGAGATTAACTTTGAGATGA
- the LOC125209341 gene encoding uncharacterized protein LOC125209341, translating into MNPDDYDLSTSDGCRWALTRALFDAVNEAKAECLEQMQREQAEAAAAEARVPRPIRRRTFVPREHDVAHERLFADYFAENPRWGPNVFHRRFRMSRDLFLRIVHTLEARDEYFQYREDGIGRPGLKPLQKCTVAIRQLAYGTTADMFDEYLHVGDTIGRECLKNFSGSNNDINALNSSTLFSDQCVGRGPAIQFTANGRTHHMGYYLADGIYPRWPVFLKTISRPIGERRVLFAAKQESARKDVERAFGVLQSRWAIVKGPARFWYKEVIADVMYACIIMHNMIVEQERGHVTNWVDDEAESSSSTATSPVTRGLPTGFGAVLERQASMRNQQDHTQLMTDMIEEVWNRNRRR; encoded by the exons atgaatcccgacgACTACGATTTGAGTACATCGGATGGCTGCAGATGGGCCTTGACTCGAGCCTTGTTCGATGCCGTTAATGAAGCCAAGGCGGAATGCTTGGAACAAATGCAGCGGGAGCaggcggaggcggcggcggcggaggcgcgGGTCCCTCGCCCGATACGACGGCGGACGTTTGTCCCCCGCGAGCACGACGTAGCGCACGAACGTCTGTTCGCAGATTATTTTGCCGAGAATCCAAGGTGGGGCCCGAATGTTTTTCACCGCCGTTTTAGAATGAGCCGAGATCTTTTTCTCCGCATTGTACACACGTTGGAGGCCCGTGATGAGTACTTCCAGTATCGGGAAGACGGGATCGGCAGACCCGGACTTAAGCCGTTGCagaagtgcacggttgcgatccgccagttggcctacggcacAACAgcggatatgttcgacgagtaccttcacGTCGGGGATACAATTGGCCGCGAATGTCTGAAGAATTTTT ccgggtcgaacaacgacatcaacgccCTCAACTCGTCCACCCTATTCTCCGATCAGTGCGTGGGTCGCGGTCCGGCCATTCAGTTCACTGCCAACGGCCGCACAcatcatatggggtactacttggccgatggcatataccctaggtggcctgtTTTTTTGAAGACGATCAGCCGCCCAATTGGTGAGAGGAGAGTCTTGTTTGCGGCAAAGCAGGAGTCCGCgcggaaggatgtggagcgggcttttggggtgctccaatcgcggtgGGCAATCGTGAAAGGTCCGGCGCGTTTCTGGTACAAGGAAGTCATCGCCGacgtcatgtatgcgtgcatcatcatgcataacatgatagtcgaacaagAACGTGGCCATGTCACCAATTGGGTGGATGATGAAGCCGAATCTAGCTCCAGCACGGCGACCTCGCCGGTCACTCGAGGATTACCGACTGGCTTCGGTGCGGTTCTAGAGCGACAGGCCTCAATGCGCAACCAACAAGACCATACTCAGCTCATGaccgacatgattgaagaagtttggaaccGCAACCGCCGCCGTTGA